A segment of the Pan paniscus chromosome 9, NHGRI_mPanPan1-v2.0_pri, whole genome shotgun sequence genome:
CAAGCTCTGTGCATTGCACCCCCTGCCCCTGTCTTCCCCTTCAGAGTCCACACCCCCTAGTCCCAGCCTGCCTCACCTTAGTCCACCACCATCTTTTCTGGAAGGCAGGGGGAAATTTTCTGGCTTTACTGAAGAAGTTCTGGTGCCACTGTATCGCCCGAATTGGAAtgaacaatatatttttttctttcgcAACGCATCATAAATCTCAGTGGAAGACTAAACATACTCTTGATGTGTTTATTCTGGCAGACAAGGCTCAGCGTGGGGGTGGGACTTGTTTGAACCTAAGGAAGAGAAAGGCCTTTTGAAAGGAGATAGGGCTCCCGTGCAGGTGGGTGGGAGTGACCCTGCTGTGGTCTCCAGGGCTGCCCTCTGTCCTTCCTGCCCCTGTCACCCGCAGCCACTCTTCTCAGGGCAGCGATGGGGAGGTTGGGGACCTTGGCATGGCCTGTCACCTCTGGAGCCTTGGGTTCTGCTTCTATAAATTGAGAATAAATCTGCCTCTCCCTGCTCTaccacccaggttgaagtgaacACAGACTGTGACACTTCTATGAAAATGCAGAGTGGTGTCCAAGGGTCTTGACTGTGGAACCACTGCTCTGACATTCTGGGCATGCTACTcagcctccctgtgcctcagtttcctcatttgtcaaaCTAGTAACAATATAGGCCCACTGTCCCTTCTctgcaattctgaaatccaaaaaaacactttgaaaaccaaAAGTATCATTTGCAACTAATTTGGTGGCAAAATTGAACCTGAACAGAAGCAAGGCTATGTATGGCCTTTGCCTGCCCCATTCGGGCGTCCCTGGGGAAATAGAAATGAGACTCTTTGCAGGCTGCTGCCCCAGCCCCCACTAGTGGGTGTGATCTGTCCCTCCAGGCCCTTTCTAAAATCTGATCCTGTCTCGAGCCGGAGCCCCCGGGGGCTGCCTCGCAGCACTTCAGAGATGAAGAGCACTAACAAACGGGAAGGGCGTCGTGCGGCACTCAGCCGGAGGCTGATGTTGCTGGCATCATTGccagtgtttattattattgCCGCCATTATTCACTTCATGAGGGCCTGGTAAGGGCTCAATAGGTGGCAGCTGTTCCTGCTGCCCTCCTTGTCAGCAGAGCAAGGGCTGCGGGAATGGGGATTTGGGCGTGGTGCTGAGATCCTCATCTGCTTGTTTATCCAGCCTCTGGTGAGCAGAGCCCAGCTCTGGGATTCAGGGGCCCTGTGTTTTAGTGTGGGCTCTGCCGCTGATTGCTGTGTGGCTTCGGATAAGTTACCCAGACTCTCTGATCCACAGGCGAGCTCTTGGGCCATGCCCAGTGCAGGCAGTCAGGGATTCTGACTTGTTCTCTCTAGACAGTGGAGGTGGGAAGAGTGAGAAGGAAGCGAATGCAGTTTGCCCTTTCCTGTGGTGTGCGGGTGCTGAGCTGGGTGCACTTGGCAGGCCATACCTGTGCCAGGGAGGCCCCTGAAGCTCTGAGAGCTGTCACGCTCAAGCAGAAGACATTGGAGGGGAAGGGGCTCACTTGGCCTGGCTGGGAGCCAGAGGTGGGGGCTGTGACAGTGGCAGTGGCTGGCCAGACGACTCCCCAGAGATGTTGGTCAGGGGAACTGTGACTTCCTTCTTGTCCTCCTTGCTCTCACCCTGAAAGCCCCAAATTGTTGGTGCGCACATACCCTCATGTGTGAGACACAGGTGGCGAGACAGGTTCCTAGGGGACAGTGTGGTTCTCTGTGAACTGTCTGCTTGCTGAATTAGAACTTCCTGATTCTCTGGCTTGGGGTTCTCTTGCGatggggcagagggaggaagagCAGCTGGAGCCTGGGACAGGGAGAGGTGACCTTTCTCTCCCCTGTTGAGAAGGGAATGGAGGAGTCCAGGCTACCCCTCTGGAAAGGGATTATGGAAAGACACTTGGGCTAGAATCTCTGAAGCACACGCTGATCACTGGCTCTGCATTCTGGGGTAGCTAATTATGTGGATTGCAGCTGGACTTGCAGGAAAGATGCAGGAAGCGCCCTCATTTCCTATCAGGGTACTAGGATGCAGCCTCTGAGCTGGTGTATCTGTATTCTAGCAAAGCATTTGCCAACATCTCATGTGGGAAACCTGGAgaggacaggaagatgtgggtCCAATTCATGCATTTGTACCTCATTATAAGGGGCGATTTCACACCTTAAAGAGCATGGCAAGAGGTCTGCACAGCACCCCAAGGGGCGGGCACAGGAGCCCAAAAAGTTACCCTGGCGATGTAGTCTAGTCTCAAGTATCTGGATGACATGTGTCCTTCGAGAGAGGGATTTGATTTGTTCCTGTGGTCCTAGCTGGGACTTGGGTagctgggagaggaggaggatgtGAACTAATACAAGTGGGTAGAAGTCATTTGAGCAGAACTTAAATTGTATCAAGAGCCTCTCAACTCCGCAACATGCTATTGTGTGAGGTACTGACTTCCCCATCGCAGGGAGCATTTAAGCAGAGCCTAAAAAAGCATGACTCTAACATTTGGATGATTTGCTGGACGCAAAGGTCTCTCCTAATTCTGACTCTGTGAAAATTCACACTAAAAGAGAAGTCAAAGCTCAGCATTTGGGTGGGACGTGAGTAGAGCCATGCAGAGGACAGCAGGGTCATGGGGAGGCAGTGGGCGGCTTGCCGAGGCTAAGATCCCGGGTCCCTGGAGCTGCACAGATCAAGGTCTGGTCATGTCTCTGCTGCTTTCTATCTATGTGATCTTGGGAAGTTTCTCCaactctgagcctcatttttctcttctgagaaatggggagggagggagacagggaagacAGGGCTGGCTTCCTCGGCATTCAACCTATGCAGTCACACAGGATAATCTGCTGTTGCTgtattgaaattcttttttttttttcttttctttttgagatagagtcttgctctgttgcccaggctggagtgcagtgggatgatctcggcccactgcaacctccactttctgggctcaggtgatcctcctgcctcagcctcccaagtagctgggactacaggcacacaccaccatgcccagctaatttttgtgtttttagtagagatggggtttcaccatgttggccagactgaactcaaactcctgacctcaagtgatctgcccatttcggcctcccaaagtgttgggattacacgtgtgagccaccatgcccagctgaaattcttaataatttttaaacaagggACCCTGCATTTTTGCTTTGCACTAGGTGTAAATTATGCAGCTGGCCCTGGGCAGGACTCTTTATGGCATGTGACAGTGACTCAACTGAAAGTAGCCAGAGCCAGCAGAAGGCTCAGCTGGATCCCAAAGGCTGCTGCTGTCCCTATTCACCCTTCAGCCCTGCCCTCCTCTGTTGACTCCCTTCTCGGGCAGGCTGTCCCCAGTGGAGCCTGAGGGTAGCCCAGGTCCTCATCCTACCACATTGATGGAAAGAGGGCCGGGTATGTGAGCATGGGTCTCAAGCCCATCTCTGAACCACTTGCCATGCCTGTGATGTGGATGGCACTGAGTGGCAGCCCAGGTCTTTTGCCTGCTTCTGGCATCGAGGGAGTGGGGCCTCCTCAGCTCCATGGAGAAATAGAAGGGTGGTTACATCCAAGGAGTGGGTTTCTGCAGGGCAGGCAGAAACAATGGAGCGGTCCCTGGGGGGATGGAGGGAGCTCATGAATGTCTTCTCCTGCTACCTCCCTGTCCTTTTTGTCTCAGTAGCTACCTGGTTGCCAGGGTGACCTCCCTGCACTCCCAGCACAGGCCTCCTGAGCATCAGCTCCAAGCTGAACCAGCCCCTGTGGCCATGGTCCCCGTGGCCCAGGTGTGTCCCTCAACCACATTCTGGACTGAAAGATGTTGTGGTGTTTCCATGGAAACCACCCATCTAGGTGGAAACCACCCAGCTTCCATCACCTTCTCATTTCAGGGAGCCTGGGAGAGAAACAGGGAAGTCCAGGCTGCTGTGACAACCACGCTGGGGTTTAAACAGAGCCTCAGTGCAACATGTTGTGAGGAAGCTGGGTGGGTGGGGAAGGATGTGGGAGAGGCAGCTTTCCGCACAGATGCTTCTAGAGAGCCCCTCCTTTCCACACCGTGGGGATCACCCACCCACTGGGGTTGAGAGGTGGACCCGAGATGTCAGATCACCTGGCAGACAGCCCCAGCTATGTGACTCAGGCAAACCACTTAGCTTTTCTGGGCCCTGGTTAAAACTGGGTATAGCCGTGTGGTTTAAATGCCAATAAAGCTTAATAGGTAAAAACCTGGGTTCTGAAATCAGCCAAGCCTGTGTGCAAACCTCACTTCTTCCGCAtgttggctgtgtgactttgggcaagttaattaacctctctgggtTTGTTTTCTGCATCTCTATAATGAGGGAATGGGGTGAATACCTAGGCCATAGGTCTGCTGTGAAGATTCAGTtgagataatacatttaaagTGCTTACCACAGCACCAGGTACATAACAAACATTTGATAAAAGCCACTATTAGTGTTGGGATTAATTACTGACAGGAAAGCTTTGTAAATTGCAGAACTCTGtataagggctttttttttttttttaaatattatgctgAGAGCTTTATTGAGAGAAGGGCAGGGAGCGTCATCAGAGGCTGGTTTCccagcattaattttttttttttttttagatggagtctcgctctgtcacccaggctggagtgcagtggcgtgatctcggctcactgcaacctccacctctcgggttcaagcgattcttctgtctcagtctcccgagtagctgggactacaggcacctgccatcacacccagctaatttttagtatttttttttagtagagatggagtttcaccatgttagccaggatggtctcgatctcctgagctcgtaatctgcccaccttggcctcccaaagtgctggaattacatatgtgagccaccgtggccagccccAGCATTAATTTAACCAAGGGAGCTGGGTGAGGAGCCAGGGCTGCAGGTCCATCTGCAGGATATGGGTTCTCTGAGCACAGCGTTCATTCAAGGACTGCCCGTGGGGAGCTGCCGGAAGCTCCACCAACAGGGTTCCCTGGGAGTCAGGCTCTGAAACCCCACCTGGAAGTACCTGTCTCATTTCTCCCAGTTCTTCCTTCTCAGGAACCAAGGTGGGAAGGTGTGTGGCCTTCTCCTTGGCATCCCTGCCTTGTAGGGTCCCTCGCCCCCACTGCCATGACCAGTCCAACCATGCATTTGCCCTGAAAGGTCTCTGGGCAAGGTCCATGTGAGAGGCTAGGTGGAGCCAGGCAGGGGCTGGCTCTTGGAGGCTCCCCTCCCACCCAGGCCTGCTTATCACTGAGGGAGGCCCTGCCCTCAGCGGGCTCTGGGTTTGCCTCCCTTTGCACAACTGACTTATTTagaaaccccttctctgcctGCTTTGTAAATCAGTGTTTTCTCTGTGGGGTTAGCTGAGAGCAGGTGCTGCTCTCCACCACAAGGAGGAACCCTTAATTCCTGAGCAGGGTGAGGACCAGCATGGGCAAGATGTAGATTTGGGCCAGGAgaggtgtctcaggcctgtaatcccagcacattgggaggctgagctgggtggatcacttgaggtcaggagttcgagaccagccagggcaacatggcgagaccctgtccctactaaaaatacaaaaattagccgggcatggtgactcgtgcctgtagccccagctacctgggaggctgaagtgagaggattgcttaaccccaggaggcagaagttgcagtgaactgagatcctgccactgccctctagcctgggtgacaaggagaccgtgtctcaaaaaaacaaagcaaaacaaaaaaaaaagtgagattttttttGGAACTCTGGGGCAAGTAGCCAGGTCCCAGAAAGGCAACTGACCTCACACTCCGGCTGGCTGGCACTGCTGGCTTGGGGcttgggaaggggtgagggaggatcttttctgttttgttttttgttgttgttgtttttgttttttgttttttgagatggactcttactctgtcgcccaggctggagtgcagtggtgcgatctcgactcactgcaacctccacctcctgggttcaagcaattctcctgtctcagcctcctgagtagctgggattacaggcacccaccaccatgactaCATAGAGGGAGGATCTTTTGACCATATAGTTGATACCGAAGTTCCAGGTCCCCCAGTCTTGGGGCCCCCTCCAGGCATCTACCCTGCTGTCTTGGGGGCCCTGTTTGGAGAGGCTGCACTCTGGTCCTTGGAAGAAGGAAGCTGAACTGGGCTTTCCTCCCTGTCCCTCCTTCTCCCTGAAGCTGCCCTGTGGGAGGTGTAAGGATTCACCAAGAAGTTGCATGGGTCTGGCTCTGGTGCCTGGCAGACCGTGGTGGTTAGGTGTGCATTCAGCATTCACGTACCCCGCACAACTATTCTGTGCCAGGCTTGGCGCTAGCCACGGGGGACCCTGTAGTGAGCGTGCCAGATGTGGTCCCTGCCCCCACAGAGCTGATGTGCTAGTGGAGAGAGATGATAAGCCCTGAAAACCAACAAGCGTGTAACGTCAGTGCTCTAAAGAGAAATACAGCATGCTTTCCCTTGTGGGTTAAGGGAGGCCGGGGAGGGGTGGTTGAttggttgggggagaggggatggggaagggcTGATATTTTGTAGAGTGGTCTGGTAAGGCctttctgaggaggtgacattggaGCAGAGCCCTGAAGGAAGCAGAGGGTGAGCCATGTTAATGTCTAGGGGAAGAGCGTTCCAGGCGatgggaacagcaggtgcaaaggccccaaGGCAGGAGTGTGCCTGGCACAAAGACAGCACGGAAATCTAGTCAGTTGAAGCAGAGGGAGGAAGAACAGAGGACAGAAGGCCTGGGGAGGCAGACAAGTGGTGTAGGACCTCCTAGGCTGTTACGGGGACAATGACGGTGGGAACTGCCCTGGAGGTGGGAGGCCCCTACAGGGTTTTCAGCAGTGACATGAGAATATTGATGTTTACAGGGCCAGGCTGCTGCCAAGCGCCGAAGAGATAGTGGGGCAGGAGTGGTTGGCACTGCCTGCATCCGGCACCCTGGGAGCGCCAGGAAAGTGGCTGGAGCCATGAGTGTGTCCCAGGGTTGCTGAGGGGAACGGGGGGAGGCAGTTTAAGTAGGGGTGACCACAGGTGGGCACAGATTTCAGGAAATCTGACCCTGACCTTTGTCCTTCCCCCTGCAGCTGAAGCAGGAGATGGGCGGCATCGTGACTGAGCTCATTCGAGACTACAACAGCAGTCGCGAGGACAGCCTGCAGGATGCCTGGGACTATGTGCAGGCTCAGGTGAGGTGGGGCGGGGCTGCAGGAGGCTCTCTGGCCTGGGTGTCCCTGCATTTGGGGCTCTGTGCACCCACATGTCTGGGACTGGCATCTGCAGTGCTCGTGTGTGCCTGACAGTTTGTAGGAGAGTGTGCTTCTATGGGGGCAGGGCACCCCAGTTAGCACCACAGCTCCCTGCTCAGGGGGCCCAGAGACTCAGAGGCAGCTTCACAGCTCTGTGCTCCCATTTGGGGCCAGAGAGCATGGGGGCAGTTGTCAGCCCTCTTATCTCAAGCTACACTGGGGAGCGTTGGGAGCTCCACTCTGGGTTTTAGGAAACTGGGTGCCAAGGCTGATATGCTGAGAAGTCCCAGTGAAGGCTGCCTCCGGGGAAGGGCACTAGCTGGGGAGGTGTTGGGGAGCCTTCTAGGGCGAAAGGAGTATTTTAGCCAAATCTTGATACTGGTTTCACCAGTATGTGCACATACGTAAAAATGCACCAAGCTGAATGTGTGCCCATTAGTTCATGTGTATTATACCTCCATTAAAGTgagagagatggatggatggatgggtggatggatggacggacggacggacTGACCGACTGACCAACAGATAGACTGACCAGGTTCCCAGCCTGTCTCAATAGTGATCCAATGACCACCTGGCTCTCCTTTCTTGTGGTCCCGGATGCTGTATGTGCCCTTGGCTGGGACCTGACATCTCTGTTCTGCAATCCTGTGAGGGCGCAGGACACAGTGGTCACTTAGGGCCTGTTGACACCTCAGGGGAGGGATGTGGAGTATAAAGGGCATGGGCAGCAGGAGAAAGCCTGACTCTGGGGCACCAGGAGAGTTTGCAGAGAGGACACTCCATCTAGGTGACATGGACATGGCCATTTTCTGAGTGGAGGAAGGGGAGAGCGATGTTTTCTGGCCCTGACCGAGGAGATCAGGTGTGGGGGTTGTGGCAGCTGGAAGGCTTGGTGCACACAAGGAAATGTTTTGGTCGCATATGTAGTTTGACCCACAATTGCTGAGACTTTGCTAATTTTAGCAAAGTCTGGATGTCACCAGTGACATAAACCAGTGCCACCTGACAAGGGACCTGGGAGGAGAAGTGGGTCCCTTGGGAGGTGGTAAGCATCTTACCCTGGAAAGTCATTGGCTGGTTCTAGATGATTCTGATGCTGTCAGATGCTGCTTAGGCTGGTGGTAAGTCAGACTCCCAAGGCCTGGAGTGCTAACACTGCCACAGCCGCTAGACCTTTGCTGAGCCTGCCTCCTCATCTATACAATGGGGCTACTGACCCATGCCGTGTGAGATACATTGTTAAAACCTGAAGCACTTAGGCAGCATTTATTATGTGGTATGTTGGTGGTGATGTTTTAGTCACCATGCACATCCATGGAGACACAGGCGGAGGTGGCGTGTGCTGCTGGGGACCAGGTACAGCCGGAGTCAGGCCAAGGAGTTGCTTGGAAGGAGGCTCTGTCGTAGACGGGCCAAGGAGACCTGCCTCATTTTGCTCTGGTGTAGGATGGCCTGTGGGTGCCCCCAGCCTTGCAGACCTGTGCACCCCTCAGAGGTGCCAGCCTTTTCTTGGAGAGAGGAGGCAGCCCGGCTGCTGGAACAAGCACCTGTAAACCTGGATTAGAAACTGCCTGGAGCTGAGCATTTCTGAGTGTGCCTGGCACGCCCCCTGCTGGCCACTGGCTACTGGTCAGGCGACACCCCTCGGAGCTAGGAAGGAAGCGGTCCAGGAATTGACCCCTGCTGTGACCGTGGCTATCCCATTGAATCCTCCCAGGAACCCCCAGCATTGTGGGGATTCACACACAGAGACCTCCTTTAGCACACAGAGCCCGGAAAGGCTTTCTTCTCTCTAGAACTAGagcattttctcctttaaaatggCAGAATTGACCAGCTAgccaaggtggctcacacctgtaatcccagcactttgggaggccgaggtgggcggatcacttgaggtcaggagttcaagaccagcctggccaacatggtgaaaccccgtctctactaaaaatacaaacattagccgggcgtgatggcgagtgcctgtaatcccagctactcaggaggctgaagcaggagaatcgtttgaaccccggaggtggaggttgcagtgagccaagatcatgctgctgcactccagcctgggtgactgagcaagactctgtctcaggggaaaaaaaaaaaaaaaggcggaaTTGACCCCGTCTCCTTTttcacttttcactttttttccttttcaccaggAAGCTCAGAGGCAAATCTCAACTCCTGCACTAAAGTTGAACGGCCTTTCCTAAGCTTATTGTGCTCCCCACACCTATGCTGGGTACTTTGCCTGCCTCATCCCATTTAGTCCTTGTGATAGCCCTGTGAGTTGGGGATTTTAattatccccatttacagatgaggaaactgaggctagttCCTTGATGGAGGTTGCTCAGCTGGTAGGCGGCAGGGCTGGGATTGTAACCCAGTAGCCTGACTTTAAACCCTGCACTGTGAACTGTCTGCCGTCCATTCTCCTTGTGCCCTGCACACCTGCACTCCTTCAACTTGAACTTCTTTCCTACTCTGCTTTGTATTTTTGCTGGTCCTGGTTTTGATTTTTCTGCTGTACTTGTAGTTTATGATGGTGCGGCTAGGACCAGGGGCCTGGAAGTGGCATATCTCAGTCTCTGTCCTGGGGAGGTCCTGCCTCTGCCAGGAGGGCAGCCTGCCTGGGGTGAGCCGTGAGCACAAGCAGTCTGTCCCCTGCCTTGCCCAGGTGAAGTGCTGTGGCTGGGTCAGCTTCTACAACTGGACACACAACGCTGAGCTCATGAATCGCCCTGAGGTCACCTACCCCTGTTCCTGCGAAGTCAAGGGGGAAGAGGACAACAGCCTTTCTGTGAGGAAGGGCTTCTGTGAGGCCCCCGGCAACAGGACCCAGAGTGGCAACCACCCTGAGGACTGGCCTGTGTACCAGGAGGTGTGCGGGGGGCTGCGGATCAGGGGCGGGGCTCCGAGGGCGTTGGGGGCCATCTGGGCTACTGCTCAGCAATTCCTTCCTGCATTTAGTTCCTTCCCTTGATTCATCTGTCATTTGTACCTTCATCTACTTCTTTGTTAATGTATTCATTCAAGGAACAGGCAGAGCCCTCTGTAGGGGCTTCCGGGCTGGGACTGGGGGGCTCTCAGTGGTTCTGCATGGTGGGGTGGGATGGTGCAGAGCGGGGTGATGTGACCGCATTCTGCCCTTGCAGGGCTGCATGGAGAAGGTGCAGGCGTGGCTGCAGGAGAACCTGGGCATCATCCTCGGCGTGGGCGTGGGTGTGGCCGTCATCGAGGTCTGagccccctcccccatcccttctCCATCCCAGGTCCTCCTGGGTTGTCTCTGTTCTGCTGATCTCCTTGGGGAGGTGGTGGCCGAGGGGGCCAGCACCCCATCAGCTTCCAGAGGCCCTCTGGTCTGAGCACtgtctggctgtgtgacctcagacaaaGCACTGCCCTGCTCTGGGCCTCCCTCTGCTGCCTGCATCACAGGGTGGTTGTGAGGCTCAAGTTGAGGATCCACTTAATCCCCATGTAAACCTGGATGGCGAGGCTGGGGCGTCTGAGGCCAGGACACCCAGCCTCCCTCTGACTCTCCGCCTCTCCCCACAGCTCCTGGGGATGGTCCTGTCCATCTGCTTGTGCCGGCACGTCCATTCCGAAGACTACAGCAAGGTCCCCAAGTACTGAGGCAGCTGCTATCCCCATCTCCCTGCCTGGCCCCCGACCTCAGGGCTCCCAGGGGTCTCCCTGGCTCCCTCCTCCAGGCCTGCCTGCCACTTCACTGCGAAGACCCTCTTGCCCACCCTGACTGAAAGTAGGGGGCTTTCTGTGGCCTAGCGATCTCTCCTGGCCTATCCGCTGCCAGCCTTGAGCCCTGGCTGTTCTGTGGTTCCTCTGCTCACCGCCCATCAGGGTTCTCTTAGCAACTCAGAGAAAAATGCTCCCCGCAGCGTccctggtgcaggtgggctggACTTCTACCTGCCCTCAAGGGTGTGTATATTGTATAGGGGCAACTGTATGAAAAACTGGGGaggagggggccgggcgcggtggctcacgcctgtaatcccagcactttgggaggccgaggcgggtggatcacgagtcaggagatcgagaccatcctggctaacatggtgaaaccccgtctctactaaaaatacaaaaaaaaatttagccgggcacggtggcgggcacctgtagtcccagctacttgggaggctgaggcaggagaatggtgtgaacccgggagcagaggttgcagtgagctgatatcgcgctactgcactccagcctgggggacagaacgagactctgtctcaaaaaaaaaaaaaaaaaaaaaaaaaggggaggggagggcgttAGATAAGGCACTCTGGGCTGTCAGGAGACTGCCTACTGGGTGGGTCAACTTATTTCCCACTatgacatttatatctttatttttcacaattatatTGAAGGcagtgggagaggggagagggtgggTTTTACCTGATATTAAGGGGTGGCACCCCTTCCCCAGGCCTGATGCAGGTCCATCTAGACAGCTCAGATTAGCCTGGGCCATGTGCTAGGGACAGGGCCTAGGGGAGCTGGGCTGGAGGGGGTCTGCCTGGGTAAGGGGATCTGGCTTGGCCCTGAGCTGCTTAGGGACAGGTGAGTCCTTGGGGGCATGGCACAGAGCTGGTCCTGTATTCTCCAGGGTCCGGAGCTGgccaggggcagggaggaggaggatggcttCTCCTGGGAGAAGGTGGGCTGGCCTTTCTTGGCAAGCTGTCCTCTGGCCCCTGGGGAGTGGGCTGGGTGAGGCTGTGCCTTgtaggggggagaggggagggggcttCGTGTGCACCATTCTGTAAAACACACTCAAGATTCTAAGACTATTAAAGAGGATTTATAACAGTCTAGTCTGGAATGGTAGGGATGCTGcttcctggggcaggggaggaCCCAGGGCAGAGGGTGCGAGCAGAGTGGCTGGGTCTGCTGGAGACTGCTGGACCCCTCACTGCTCTGCCCTCCCGGCAGGCATCTGCCTCTGCAGCCTGAACCTTAGGACCATGATGGGCCAGGCTCTGATGGGCCTGCCTGCATGCTGGGGTGCCTGGAGTTTGATTTGGTGCTAAGAGAGGTATAGATTGTACCTCTCAATTCCTGCTTCTGAAACTAGTGTATGGGTGCCCCCAGAAGCTACACAAAAGTGGGCTGGTGATGGGGGACAGGGAAGCCACAGGATAAACTTGGCATCGCTTTCTAGAGCATCCGTTTCTGCAAAGATTTGTGGAAGGAAACATTTTCATACTAAAGAAATGTGATGGAGTAAGATGTGCAGAATTCAGGGGACTTTTAAAGATGAAATGtgagactttgggaggctgaggcaggtggatcacttgaggtcaggagttcgagtccaacctggccaacatggtgaaaccccatctctccaaaaaatacagaaattagccgagtgtggtggtgcacgcctgtaatgccagctactcaggaggctgaggaaggagaattgcttgaacctgggggatggaggttgcagtgagccaagattgtgccactgcacttcagcctgggcaacagagcgagaatctgtcaaaaaagaagaaaggaagaaaaagaaaacaacaaagagagagagaaaaagaaaaagaagcttgCTCTTACTTGTGCACGGCTCTGACGACTGAGCCCCAGCATGCCCCTTGCCTGGCGTCATGAAGTCCAGAGGGCACTTGCCCCACCTTCTCTCATTTCTGGAGCCAGTGGGTAGGGGAACTCTTGCCTCCCTGCAGTGGGGCCAGGCGGGGCGGCGGCTAGAGTGGTGTTTCAGCAGGGACCACCAGGCGGCGCTGCAG
Coding sequences within it:
- the CD82 gene encoding CD82 antigen; this translates as MGSACIKVTKYFLFLFNLIFFILGAVILGFGVWILADKSSFISVLQTSSSSLRMGAYVFIGVGAVTMLMGFLGCIGAVNEVRCLLGLYFAFLLLILIAQVTAGALFYFNMGKLKQEMGGIVTELIRDYNSSREDSLQDAWDYVQAQVKCCGWVSFYNWTHNAELMNRPEVTYPCSCEVKGEEDNSLSVRKGFCEAPGNRTQSGNHPEDWPVYQEGCMEKVQAWLQENLGIILGVGVGVAVIELLGMVLSICLCRHVHSEDYSKVPKY